The genomic region TGTCCGGGACAATGAATCCCTGGCTTCCACCAGATCGCTCAGTGAGAGGAAAAATTCCCGGAATCCAGCCAATCGTTCTTCCTCTTCCGATATGTCCGGCTCGTTCCAGATACCTCCAGAGTAAAGCCCCTGCATCGCTTCATGGCGCTGGCTTAAAACGGATTTGGAGATGTAAGCCATCTCCTTCCAAATGTTTACGAGGGTTATCAGGTCGGGTGGAAGGCCTGCAAAACCTGTTTCAGTTCTATCTTTCATTATCTGGTATTTAGCTGATCTTCTGATATTGCTTACTGCCAGCACGGAATAGCTCTCAGGCTGAAGGTCGAGGATGAAATCGCGGAAATCCGTGCCCGATTCAATCGCGGCATTAAGGGATGCGAAGCTATGAACTGAATCCATAACGCAGTCATCGTACAGCATTCTGACAATGTGCATTTCCCTTCTGACATGAGGGTATTGAAGTACGAGATCCGCCAGTTGCTCTATCGTAAGTGAATCCTCGATATCCTGGGGCAGCTCCGTTCCGAACCCGTCAATAAGCCAGGCATCATCGGAAAGTAAAAAATCGATCCGGTTTATTGCGGGCATTTCCATTCTTCTGATGGTGCAGTAATAGGAAGTTCTTCTGCCTTCAAAGTTCTCCTGAATCGCTGTCAGGCGGCCGCCTGCGTCAAATGCCCTCCATCTTCCGAAGATCTGCTGCGGGGAAAGGCTGTCAAGTGGAAGTGAATCAGCGAATTCCTCGGTAATAAGTTCGAAGCATCCGGGATTATTCATTCCAAGTCTGTTTGAAAAGTCAAGAGCCACTTCCATAGGGCCATCGGGCATTACTATCACTGAATCGCTAACATCGGGAACAACAATATCGCCGGTGTCCGTATTTACAGGAGCAGGCTCATTTCCACAGGCAATGGTTAAGAGAATCAAGGCTAGAATACTTATTAATACCGGGTTTTTCATTCGACCCCCAATGTAACTTTCAACATTTCCTCCGGAGTTGTAATCCCCTCGCGAACCTTTGAAAGAGTATTGGTATGAAGGGTTGTCATCCCCTGTTTCACCGCTGTCCTTCGGATTTCATCAATGGATGCCCCGTTCATAACCGAATTGCGTATCTCCTCGGTCATTTCAAGAACTTCAAATACTGCAATTCGCCCCTTGTAACCGGTACCGCGGCAGTTTCTGCAGCCCTTGCCCCTCTTCAGGACAACACCGTCCTCAAGACCTATGGATTCACGCAGTGACCGCGAGGGAGTGTATTCCTCGCAGCACTTTTCACATACTCTTCTTACGAGCCTTTGCGCTACCACCGATACAAGGGTCGTGGAGAGAAGATATGGCTGTACTCCCATGTCTATCAATCTTATGGCGGCGGAAGCGGAATCGTTCGTATGAAGAGTGCTTAGAACCAGATGGCCTGTAAGGGCACATCTCATTGCACTTTTTGCTGTTTCCTTGTCGCGAATTTCCCCTACCATGATTATATCAGGATCCTGCCTGAGGATATACTTCAGTGATGTGGAAAAGGTCAGATCAATTGCCTGCTGCACGGCTATCTGGTTGAATTCGTTGGTGACGAATTCGATGGGATCCTCAATGGTGGTGATATTCTTCTCTTTGGTAGCCAGAGTAGTAAGTGATGAATAAAGAGTAGTGGTTTTACCGCTGCCGGTTGGTCCTGTAACCAGAATGAGTCCGTTAGGCCTGCTTATTGAATGCCTGTACCTGACCAGATCATCGTTATCGAAACCCAGCATCCCAAGATCCTGCATAAGTAATGCGGGATCAAGAATTCTCAGAACAACTTTTTCGCCGAATGCAACCGGAACGGTTGAAGCCCTTATCTCAACGGGCTTTCCCTCGAAGTGGGTTCTGATCCTGCCGTCCTGCGGCTTTCTTTTCTCAGCGATATTCAGCCCTGCTATCATCTTGATCCGTGACAGAATAGGCAGGTGGAGCTTCTTGGGAATCTTGTAGATGTCGTGAAGAACTCCGTCTATCCTGAGTCTTACAACTGTTCCCTTTCTGTGGGGTTCAAGATGTATGTCGCTGGCTCTTTCCTCAAAGGCGTAGTGCAGAAGATGGTTGACGGCATTTACAATCGGACGGTCAGTAGGCTCGACTTTCTTGTCTGTTTCACTGGACACGTATCTCTCAAGATTGCCGAGATCAACTCCGTTCTTCGAATCCATCTCTTTGACAGCTGCGGTGATTGATCCGTGAAGCCCGTAAAACTGCCTGATAACCCTCGCGATTTCAGACGGCCTCCCTACGAAAAGCTCTATATCCCTGCCCAGCA from Candidatus Aegiribacteria sp. harbors:
- a CDS encoding GspE/PulE family protein; the encoded protein is MKTLPKIDMNTLPKNLHDAGILSDNGFERLSRYDDITDDNLLGIIVARGLVPEELLYKFLAGLVGLPYKILDPLELDYQVVTDLLPGAFAQKHHLVVFDESDNSLKVATSNLVDTRPLEDLVHMLGRDIELFVGRPSEIARVIRQFYGLHGSITAAVKEMDSKNGVDLGNLERYVSSETDKKVEPTDRPIVNAVNHLLHYAFEERASDIHLEPHRKGTVVRLRIDGVLHDIYKIPKKLHLPILSRIKMIAGLNIAEKRKPQDGRIRTHFEGKPVEIRASTVPVAFGEKVVLRILDPALLMQDLGMLGFDNDDLVRYRHSISRPNGLILVTGPTGSGKTTTLYSSLTTLATKEKNITTIEDPIEFVTNEFNQIAVQQAIDLTFSTSLKYILRQDPDIIMVGEIRDKETAKSAMRCALTGHLVLSTLHTNDSASAAIRLIDMGVQPYLLSTTLVSVVAQRLVRRVCEKCCEEYTPSRSLRESIGLEDGVVLKRGKGCRNCRGTGYKGRIAVFEVLEMTEEIRNSVMNGASIDEIRRTAVKQGMTTLHTNTLSKVREGITTPEEMLKVTLGVE